In a single window of the Microbacterium sp. Root61 genome:
- a CDS encoding glucosamine-6-phosphate deaminase, with protein MAEVVIVPSAAAAGVLVAAEIVALIRRNRESVLGLATGSTPLPVYEALRAQVGDLDLSGVRGFALDEYVGIDPSHPESYRSVITREVVEPLGLNPAQVRVPDGSLAGIEHAGEDYERAIRDAGGVDLQILGIGTDGHIGFNEPGSSFASLTRVKTLTQQTRADNARFFDSVDDVPMHCITQGLGTILRARHLVLLAFGAGKAAAVAGAVEGPVTASLPGSAIQLHPHATIVVDEAAAADLRLADYYRYTFDNKPAWQGL; from the coding sequence ATGGCTGAAGTCGTCATCGTCCCGTCCGCCGCTGCCGCCGGAGTGCTCGTCGCTGCCGAGATCGTCGCACTGATCCGACGCAACCGCGAGTCCGTGCTCGGCCTCGCGACGGGATCGACCCCGCTGCCCGTGTACGAGGCGCTCCGGGCGCAGGTCGGCGACCTGGATCTGTCGGGCGTGCGCGGCTTCGCGCTGGACGAATACGTCGGCATCGATCCGAGCCACCCCGAGAGCTACCGCTCCGTCATCACGCGCGAGGTGGTCGAGCCCCTCGGCCTGAACCCGGCGCAGGTACGCGTGCCGGACGGCTCCCTCGCCGGCATCGAGCACGCCGGTGAGGACTACGAGCGGGCGATCCGGGATGCCGGAGGCGTCGATCTGCAGATCCTCGGCATCGGCACCGACGGCCACATCGGGTTCAACGAGCCCGGCTCTTCCTTCGCCTCGCTGACGCGGGTCAAGACCCTCACGCAGCAGACCCGGGCCGACAACGCGCGGTTCTTCGACTCGGTCGACGACGTGCCGATGCACTGCATCACCCAGGGTCTCGGCACGATCCTGCGTGCGCGGCACCTGGTGCTTCTCGCTTTCGGTGCCGGCAAGGCCGCTGCGGTCGCCGGAGCGGTCGAGGGTCCCGTGACCGCGTCGCTGCCGGGGTCGGCGATCCAGCTGCACCCGCACGCGACGATCGTGGTCGACGAAGCCGCGGCCGCCGACCTGCGCCTGGCGGACTACTACCGCTACACGTTCGACAACAAGCCCGCCTGGCAGGGGCTGTAG